From the Rhodopirellula islandica genome, one window contains:
- a CDS encoding YkgJ family cysteine cluster protein, which produces MAKRPAHPRPQTKSAPWYADGLRFECTQCGECCSGEPGYVFVDENEIEGLAKEMKLDREAFEHKFLRRVGNQFSLIEYPDGDCIFLDPKSRRCMVYNARPIQCRTWPFWDSTLAGPSDWEETCQVCPGAGKGKLYNFDEIEIRRKEKSV; this is translated from the coding sequence GTGGCCAAACGTCCTGCTCATCCCCGTCCTCAAACCAAGTCCGCTCCCTGGTACGCCGATGGATTGCGTTTCGAATGCACTCAGTGCGGCGAGTGCTGCAGCGGTGAACCCGGCTATGTCTTCGTCGATGAAAACGAAATCGAAGGCCTGGCCAAGGAAATGAAGCTGGACCGAGAGGCGTTTGAGCACAAATTCCTGCGTCGCGTCGGCAACCAATTCAGCTTGATTGAATACCCCGACGGGGACTGCATTTTCCTGGACCCGAAGTCGCGACGGTGTATGGTTTACAACGCTCGCCCCATCCAGTGTCGCACCTGGCCATTCTGGGACAGCACCCTCGCTGGCCCCTCCGATTGGGAGGAAACCTGCCAAGTCTGCCCGGGGGCAGGAAAAGGCAAGCTGTACAACTTTGACGAAATCGAGATTCGCCGGAAAGAAAAGTCGGTTTAA
- a CDS encoding HU family DNA-binding protein: MRVISEELGLTQQETKEVVQRTFDSIVETLVREGRIELRNFGVFEVKPRAARKARNPKTGQQVDVPEKYVVTFKPGKVMEQRVRQLSSDNLPDTWVMPVDHVPTSGSAERPNETDDPNSNRPPNSPPNSPSGSWQ, translated from the coding sequence GTGCGCGTCATTTCCGAAGAACTCGGACTGACTCAGCAAGAAACCAAAGAGGTCGTGCAGCGGACGTTTGACTCGATCGTCGAAACCTTGGTGCGGGAAGGCCGCATTGAACTGAGGAACTTCGGCGTTTTCGAAGTCAAACCGCGAGCTGCTCGAAAAGCACGCAATCCAAAGACGGGACAACAAGTCGACGTGCCCGAAAAGTACGTCGTCACGTTCAAACCCGGCAAGGTGATGGAACAACGCGTCCGGCAACTGTCCAGCGACAACCTGCCTGACACCTGGGTCATGCCTGTGGATCATGTGCCAACCTCCGGTTCTGCCGAGCGTCCGAACGAAACCGACGACCCGAACTCGAACCGTCCGCCAAACAGCCCCCCCAACAGCCCTTCGGGCAGTTGGCAATAG